Part of the Tachyglossus aculeatus isolate mTacAcu1 chromosome 23, mTacAcu1.pri, whole genome shotgun sequence genome, ttagtccagtgctctgcacacagtaagcactcaattaatatgattgattgattgattgattgatacatatatacctgtatatatgcttgtacatatttattactctatttattttacttgtccatatctattctatttattttattttgttagtatgtttggttttgttctctgtctcccccttttagactgtgagcccactgttgggtagggactgtctctacatgttgccaacttgtacttcccaagcgcttagtccagtgctctgcacacagtaagcgctcaataaatacgattgattgattgattggttgattgattattattattattaggtagggtccgtctctatatgttgcccacttggacttcccaagcgcttagtccagtgctctgcacgcagtcagcgctcaataaataggattgatgagtgaatgagtgaaaggtcCCCAGGACAAGTCGTGGCCGGCTCTGCTCGTGGGCCCTGGAGTCCGGTGTCCGGAGCCCGCAGCCCCTGTGGCCGGTAGGTGGCAGCAGCGGCTGTGTCCGCGCGGCGCTGACCGCTGACCGCTGACCGCTGGCCGCTGCCCCGTCCCCGGTGGCCGGTAGGTGGCGGCAGCGGCTGTGTCCCCTTGACCGCTGACCGCTGACCTGAAGGCGGGCACGGCCGgccggccgtccgtccgtccgtccgtccgtccgtccgtccggcccCTTGGCCGCGGGCACGGAAGGATGGCAGCAGGAGGCAGCCTGAGGGGAGgggcgcgggggagggggggagcgggggcgagtcgagggaagagacagagacagagacagagagacagagacagaggggcaaaaggaaagcaaagagagagaaaagcaacCAAGAGGAAGGCTAGGGGCTGCCCGGACTCTTCTACCTaccagctcccccagcccccacctccacccccaggaCCCGGCTCCTTCCTAGCCGACCctcggtcacacacacacacacacacacacacacacacacacacattctctctctctttctgtgtgtgtgtgtgtgtgtgtgtgtgtctctctctctctctctctgctgttagccccccatccccagctcgGTGGAATCCCTTCTTTCCTAACCGCCCCTCGGTCACCccgacacacacatacaaacacacacacacacacacaaacacacacacacacacacatacacacactctctttccctgtctctgtctttctgtctgtttctctgtctctcttctgctAGGCCCCCCATCCCCGGGTCCATGGACTCACTTTCTCCGGAACCATGCCCCggtcggtctctctctctctctctctctctctctctctctctctctctctctctctctctcacacacacacacacacacacacacacacacaatttctcgccgcacccccccccccttccggCCCCCCGCAACCGGGGCTGTGGATTCCCTTCCTTCGTAACACCCCTCCACCTCGGTCACCCCgatatacacacactctctctctctctcaagggcttagtacagtgctccgcacacagtaagcgctcaataaatacgactgaatgaacgcatCTCTCTCTGTGtatccgtctctgtctctctgactcttctGCTAGTCCCTCATCCCCGGGTTTGTGGACTGAATTCCTTCGGAACCATGCCCcagtctctctatctctgtctgcctctctctgtctctctctctgtctctctctctctctctcctctctctctgtctctctctctctctcacacacacacacacacacacacacacacacacacacacacacaatttcttCCCGCACTCCTGCTCCCGCCCCCCGCAACGGGGACTGTGGATTCCCTTCCTTCGTAACACCCCTCCACCTCGGTCACCCcgatacactctctctctctctcttaagcgcttagtacagtgctctgcacacagtaagtgctcaataagtacgattgaatgaattcatctctctctgtgtgtctctgtctctcttctgctAGTCCCTCATCCCCGGGTTTGTGGACTCACTTTgccccgatctctctctctctctctctctctctctctctctctctctctctctctctctctcaagcgcttagtacagtgctctgcacacagtaagcgctcactaaatacgattgaatgaatgcatctctcTCTgcgtctccgtctctgtctctcttctgctAGTCCCTCATCCCCGGGTTTGTGGACTCACTTTCTTCGGAACCATgccccggtctctctctctctctgtctctctgtctctctgtctctctctctctctgcctctctgtctctgtctctctctctctcacacacacacacacacacatacacacacaaacacacacacacttctaccCGCGTCCCCCCTCCAACCGGGGGCTGTGAATTCCCTTCCTTCCAaacaacccccctccccaccctcaccccgacgcacacacacagacacacagatacacacacagacacagacacacagacacacacacacacagacacacacacacacaccctctgtcGGCATCACTCACAGCCCGGCGGGTGGAGGCGGAGGGTCAGGGCTCACAGGTGGTCGCGGGCGGGcaggtgtgttggggggtgggagacagttgtggggaggaggaggaggagggaggagggaggagccggGAGAAGACGATGTCTGGGGGCGCTCCTTGAGCTGGGACCCCAGACCTCCGCCcggcttcccccctcctcctccaaatccgGCTGGtccttcgcccccccccccccccccaaccagtcCTGGGTCCGGAGTCCAGTCTCCCTTCCCTCGGCCACCTGATTGTCGTTTCTCCTTGTGGACGCCTCCCGCCTCCCCATGGGGGTCTGGAGGGGAACGGGAGGGGGTCGTGGGAggagacgggggcggggggatcGGGGGTGGTCGCGCTGACctattggaggaggaggaggaggaggaggaggaggaggaggaggaggagaatcggGCCCCGCCCGCCGTGTCGACGGCAAGGCTGGGCCTGCGGGGGTGAccacggcggcgggggcggggggacaccCGGGCTGGACAGGACCCCTCCGGGGACTCGGACGGACCTGGGCCCGGGAAGAGGGGCGATCAGACACCCTCCaggtcggaggaggaggaggaagaaggaggagaggcccCCTGAAGGCCGCTGGACGACGGAGAGCTCGACGCCCGGGTCCCGGTCAGCTCCCCAGGGCCCGGGGGACCCCGGCGGGGCCGAAGCCAGGATGACCCCGGGGGGTCCGGCCGCCCCTCgtgcccccgggccccccggggggctctgaGCCGGCCCCTCCGCTCGCCCAGGACCGGcccggggcgcggggggggggggggcgggggggggggatggtgcGGCGCTGCTCAGGAGGGGTCAGCCGGGGTCACCCCTCCCTGCGGCCCTGCCCTTCCCCGCGTCCCAAAGcgggtcctggtcctggtcctcctcctcccgcccgccCTCCAGGTccttcccccgccgccccccgcgggGCGCGGCCTCCCCGGGCCCAGGCATGGAGGCCCCCGGGCCGAGCCGGGCCCCGACGTCGGGCCCCCCGGCCGCCAGCCCCCCGGCCGCCCAGCTGGCCACGGCCCTGGTCCTGGGCGCCCTGATCGCCTGCTCGGCGGCGGGGAACCTGTGCGTGGTGGCGGCCGTGGCCCTGGAGCGGTCGCTGCACAACGTGGCCAGCTACCTGATCGGCTCCCTGGCGGCCaccgacctgctggtgtccgtgctgGTGCTGCCCATGGCGGCCCTGTACCAGGTGCTGGGCCGCTGGACGCTGGGCCAGGCCGCCTGCGACCTGTTCATCTCCCTGGACGTGCTGTGCTGCACGTCGAGCATCCTGCACCTGTGCGCCATCGCCCTGGACCGCTACTGGGCCATCACCGACCCGGTGGCCTACGTGCACCGGAGGACCCCTCGCCGGGCCGCCGCCCTGGTGGGCCTCACCTGGCTGGTGGGCTTCCTCATCTCCATCCCGCCCGTGCTGGGCTGGAGGACCCCCGAGGACCGCGCCCGCCCCGACGCCTGCTCCATCAGCCGCCACCCGGGCTACACCGTCTACTCCACCTTCGGCGCCTTCTACATCCCGCTGCTGCTCATGCTGGTCCTCTACGGGCGCATCTTCCGCGCCGCGCGCTTCCGCATCCGCAGGACGGTGCGGAAGGCCGAGGCCCCGGCCGGGGGCCGTCGGGGGGCCGGCCTGGCCGACACTTGCCTCGACGCCTCCCCGCCCGCGCCCTGCGCCAACGGGGCCCTGCGGCCGGGGGATGGCGGGCTTGGCGGCCGGGCCCTGCTGCCCCTCCCCCgcggggggccgggccccccgacggcccccgccccggcccggcccgccgagGCCAAGCGCAAGGCCGCCCTGGCCCGGGAGCGCAAGACCGTCAAGACCCTGGGCATCATCATGGGCACGTTCATCCTCTGCTGGCTGCCCTTCTTCATCGTGGCCCTGGTCCTGCCCTTCTGCGAGCCCGCCTGCCCCATGCCCGGCTCCCTGGGGGCCCTCATCAACTGGCTGGGCtactccaactccctcctcaaccccatcatctacGCCTACTTCAACAAGGACTTTCAGAACGCCTTCAAGAAGATCATCAGGTGCAAGTTCTGCCGGCAGTGACGGGGGAACGGTGGTGGGGGAGTTGGTGGGGGGGAATCCTAATCCTTCGGCCATCATCTACGCCTATTTCAACAAGGACTTTCAGAACGCCTTCAAGAAGATCATCAGGTGCAAGTTCTGCCGGCAGTGACGGGGGAacggtggtggggggggtgggtgggggggaatcctAATCCTTCGGCCATCATCTACGCCTATTTCAACAAGGACTTTCAGAACGCCTTCAAGAAGATCATCAGGTGCAAGTTCTGCCGGCAGTGACGGGggaacggtgggggggggggtgggggggggctaaTCCAGTCCTTCGACCCTACTTATCGAGCCcccggtggaaggagcccgggcttgggagtcggaggtcctgggttccaatcccggctccggtcggctgggtgacgttgggcaactcacttcacttctctgggcctcggttccctcctctgtcaaatggggatgaagaccgggaccccccccaccgtgggacaaaccgatcatctcgcatctcccccggcgcttagaataataataataatgacgatggcatttgttaagcgcttactatgtgcaaggcactgttctaagcgctggggggatacaaggtgatcaggtagtcgcGCTTGGCGcatatggtaagcccttaacaaatgccatcaccatcaccactctgctaagcgctcggaaagtacactacagcacaGAAAGAGGAACAATCCTCGcccacctcgggctcacagtctagaggtgggggggcgG contains:
- the HTR1A gene encoding 5-hydroxytryptamine receptor 1A; this translates as MEAPGPSRAPTSGPPAASPPAAQLATALVLGALIACSAAGNLCVVAAVALERSLHNVASYLIGSLAATDLLVSVLVLPMAALYQVLGRWTLGQAACDLFISLDVLCCTSSILHLCAIALDRYWAITDPVAYVHRRTPRRAAALVGLTWLVGFLISIPPVLGWRTPEDRARPDACSISRHPGYTVYSTFGAFYIPLLLMLVLYGRIFRAARFRIRRTVRKAEAPAGGRRGAGLADTCLDASPPAPCANGALRPGDGGLGGRALLPLPRGGPGPPTAPAPARPAEAKRKAALARERKTVKTLGIIMGTFILCWLPFFIVALVLPFCEPACPMPGSLGALINWLGYSNSLLNPIIYAYFNKDFQNAFKKIIRCKFCRQ